The Silene latifolia isolate original U9 population chromosome Y, ASM4854445v1, whole genome shotgun sequence sequence ccttggaatattcacacctcatttctcctgTCGAGGATGAGATTCATGCAATAGAAGATGAGGGGacttactccaccatttctcctaccattactgattttatcgcatgggcaaagagtgtgaataggcaagtttcAGAGCTGGAAGCTGTAGTGGCGTCTCTACGCAATCTAAGCAATACACCGAAGGGAAACGCGCCATTGGCTCCAATTCTATCTCAAGaatctacaatgcaagaggtaatTGCAGTAGTTGACAATCTAGTCGAACAAATAGTCagtctagaagctgaaatcattaggttgagagagctcaatatcgtcaacggaatatgggcagacgacgatgaagacgaatacctcacagaacactatctagtcaaggtcagtgaggatatagtcaaagctagcaaagatcaagatatagaccaccttacttgCTCAGGACATCCATACCAAAATGTCTCTCCAAACGGTCCTACTATTAATGGTTCAGTTAccaacaccaatgtcatcaccccaaatgatggcaaagatacatctactgaccatttATTAAAacactacagaagacaaaggctgatctttcagtctgacaATCAGTTGCGAGGTCATTTCCTCATCGtgaagctttactgcaagcattggctaaactgaacgtagcgcacaactctacgcccgatgacgtagtcaacctagtcttccaagactcagttaaactaagtaacccagttacttttttcagatgaggatttacctcctttcggcgccagtcataacctcgctctatatatgcttaaagaagaacgtaccaatgactttggttgatgatggctccgcagtcaacgtcataccactaaagacagcacataagttgggcatgaaagaatcagattggattccTACCAACCAAgatgttcgagcatacgatggaacacgacgtaaagtagtagggctaattaaccttactatagccacatgaccaatcgagcgaaaagttaattttcagatagtggacatcaaGGCATCCTTCAATATatttctgggaaggccttggattcacgcttccaaagcggtaacatccaccttgcaccagaagatcaagattcctctagatggcaaagtagtgacgatcacttcgtcacctatcaaggttgTGATAGAGAAAacgtcaagcaaccaagtagtcacagacccAGTATATGTGCTTGGGGATTTCAGAGCATAAATCTTATAAAGAGGGAACTGGCGCCTCTATACTTTAACCCATActcaatttagtggtcaaccacgtacttaagtcccagggatacttcccaggtaTGCCATTAAACCCTGCcaagaagaataccttcgcaccttacaaggaaggaaattctcaaaggataccgttaggtttgggatacaagcccacgaaagcagaagccttagaaatggttactcaatttcaaaaccgtaaagACAAAGGGATCCAGATGTGATCCTATCTCCTTACCCTAAATGGATAcatcgttagagaagggagtcatgaatactttcacgggtttcccaaACCTTGGCATTATAAGGGGACAcgactagctggaatcgaggtcttccacgattgctacttcatcccttcagaaacggttcctaccgtcaaaactcatcaaacaccttgtttacacgaacaagccgttagccttctgtttTGAGAAGACCGATTTGTAAGGGCAGCGCAAGATGAGATATTTACCATGATACTTTTTTTTTcagtgaaatgtgagtatattatatatGTATCAAAAACCAAATCCATATACAATCATAGCAAAAGCATCTACTGATAAAAAGACAACTACAAAACAGCAGTATCAATCACATGAACCCTAGCCTTGCTTGGATATTCAAATCAGTAATACCATCCTTTTCCTTTGCTTTACTTCGAATTCTCTGCTGCACCAACTCCTTCAACGCCTTGCAACCAACTCGTGTCTCAAAGACACATAGATTATGCCTTGCAGAATTTCGATGATACCAAATAGCATATCTGAATGCTGTTAGTATCAGAGCCAGATCTTTTATTTGCATCCTGTTACCATTTGCAGACTGAATCTCATTGACAGTAGGGAATGCCCTACCAGTCCAGTCTTCAATGCATTGCTTAACTTTGCAGCTGAAAATGCAATATTCAAAGAGATGTGTACTTGTTTCAGCTTGTTCTTCACACAAAATGCATAAAGCATCCTGACAGTAGCCATAAGCATGCAGTTTAGATTTAGTGTTTAAACCTTCCTGCATTATCACCCAAGAGATAAAGGAGTGCTTGGGTATATTCCAGTTGCTCCACACCATAGTAGCCCAGGTTTGCTGGGGATATGGACCCATCAGCCAGTCATAACCATTGCTAACAATATACCCTTTATGGTGAGGAGCCCAACAGTTATCAATGAAGCCATTTTTGATCTTATTCTTCACCTTGCAGATACTTTTCCATGTCCAAGTAGAGTCTGCTGGAGGAGTGTAGTCCTGCCAATTAGCACCCTTAAGATAGATGCTATCCACCCATTTAATCCACAGTCTATCAGGCTTAGTATAGATCCAGTTCACCAATTTGCCCACAGAAGCTAAATTCCAAACCTCAGCttttttgatgcctaaacctcCTTCAGTTTTGGGTCTAGTAACTTTATCCCATCCCACCAGAGGTACTCTATGGTACTCAGTACTACTATCCCAAAGAAAGTTCCTGCAAATAGTCTCAACTCTTTTAATTGCAAAAATTAGGTATAACAAACATAGCAGCCCAATAATTATATAAAGTGTTAAGGACTGAATTTATGAGGACCACCCTGCCTGCATAGGATAATTTTTTAGCTCCAAGACTTCTAATTCGAGCCACCATTTTCTCAACAAGGCTATTACAGTCCTTCTTTGATACTTTGCCAGGCTGGATTGGCACCCCTAAGTATCTAAAAGGCATTTTCCCCTTCTGAAACCCCGTGACATATAATAAATCCAACTGCAATTCTTCATTCATTCCATTAAAAAAGATCTCAGATTTAGTAGCATTCATCTGCAATCCTGATGCATTAGAAAAGGAAGTGAAAGCTCTCATCAACAGGAGAATGGAGGGGGCATCTCCTTTGAGAACATCAAAAATCATCAAAGAAACATCGATGGGTAAGTTTGAGCCCTTTGCACAAAGGATGATAATGGAAAGGCCATCTGACAGTAGCAAAATTGATGAGCCTAGTCAGGTAATCCATACATATAGTGAAGATTAAGGGAGACACTGGATCACCTTGTCTTAGTCCTCTCTTACCCTGAAAGTATCCAAAATTATTCCCATTCAAGACCAAAGTATAGGATGTGGTTCTGATGCAGGCCATAATTAGGGAGACAAACTTGATAGGAAACCTCAATCCAATTAGCAATTGTTCCACAAAATCCCACTCTACAAGATCATATGCTTTTTGCAGTCTATCTTGAATAGACATCCTGGGGAGACATTTTTCCTTGAATATTGGTGAACTATATCTTGGCAAATCAGGACATTTTCTATAATGGATCTTCCTTGGACAAATGCTCCTTGATTCTCATGAATAATGTCAGGTAACACATGAGCCATTCTACTGCATAGTAGTTTAGAGATGACCTTATACAAAACATTGCAGCATGCAATGGGTCTGAACCGCTTTACAGAAGTAGGTCTCTCACATTTAGGAATCGTGCAAATGTTAGTTGCATTCATTGATTGGTTAACAGATTGACCAGTCTTTGAAGAAATCCTTGACAGCTGCAACTATATCATGCCCAATCAACTCCCAAGAATCCTTATAAAAACCACTAGTATATCCATCTGGTCCAGGTGCCTTATCAATGGGAATGGAGAAAATCACTTGCTTCACCTCCTCATAAGTCACAGGCTGATTCAGCAGAACAATATGCTCATCAGTGCAGGCCTTACCATATCCAAGAACAATATTTTGAACAGGTTCAGTTTCTTTCCTACTACCAAGAAGCCCTATATAATATTCTAAAAAAGCATTCTGGATGGCCTGACTGTCATTGCAGACAGTCCCCATCTGATTTTCAATTTGAATAATAGTATTCCTCATGCATCTCTTCTTAATAATACCATGAAAATAGGCTGAGTTAATATCCCCCTCCTCAGTCCACAAGGCCTTAGCTTTTTGCCTAAGAAAACTGTCCCTTGCCTTCATCAATCCCCGCAAATTCTCCATAGTTGTCACATCCATATTGATCAAAGAGTTATTGTGAGGGTCATCAATAATTTGAGCTTGTAGTTTTGCAAGAACTTGCTCAGCTTCAACAGTCTGGACCTCAATACCAGAATAACATGTTGCATTTAAGTTCTTTAACTTAGGCTTCAAgcttaccatgatacttcaagatgaccatttcaacccaatATCGCTAATCACCGAcaccagttcgaatcagcagaaaggatggagaaagtcgatcaaatggaccaacaaccaaggaaagctcttcaaagtcactactacagaaggagagatgttcaaaggaaaaCCCGAAGACAATgaatcagagtcagagtcggagtcggagtcggaatcagaatctgagtctagagaagtcgctagagagtcttcttctgtcaTCACTCCCCATCacattgtttctcctagcatagcatcgcaTAGTAACATCAGcctgggaaatgtcccagcagctgtccctttaccgccactaactactgaatagatggcttctttgtttcagctctttttaaaatttaatatgaaaAATCCAGATtttgcttactccttgtgtttatctgaatgcaattctatttatgatgatgatgaggatgacccTAACCtagactcagtcgaattacctccctatatagttaaagaaatactacaagagggggaagggggaccagttatagagaacactgaacccatcaacgtaggaaccgaattaggaccccaagaacttaggatagggacgaccctgaacccaactgaaagggccaatttcatcgacctcctacatgagttcaaggatgttttcgtttggtcttacaaggacatgccagggatcgatggggatattgcagaacatcgcattctaatcaaaccgggtttcaaacctgtaaaacagaagtttCATCggatgaggaccgaatgggctcttaagatcaaagaagaagtcgataaaaaattcaaagtcgggttcatcaaagtttccgagtattcagactggggctagcatagtccccgtacccaaaaaatattggtgaatccgggtttgtgttgatttcagagacttgaacaaagcaagtcccaaagacgacttccctctaccacacatcgacatattggtagataatacagcagatcacgcattgttatccttcatggacgggtatgcagggtataatcagatcaaaatggccatagatgatatgcataagacagccttcgtcactcagtggggcacatattattatattgttatgccattcgggctaatcaatgcgggagctacatatcaacgcactgcgaccacattgctacatgacataatgcataaagaagtaaaagtGTACGTGGATGATATAATTGTCAAATCCATagataggaaggggcacattgataaccttcgcaaattcttcctaagactgtgcaagtacaacatgaggctcaatcctcataaatgtgcattcggagtaacatcaggcaagcttctggcgtatgtcgtcagccagaggggaatagaaattgatccttccaagatcaaagcgtTAATTGAAAtaccacaaccccaaacagagaaggaggttagaggatttctaggcaaagtacagtatataagtcgattcatatcgaagctcactatgatctgcgaacctactttcaaaaagctcaagaaaacagatcataccatatgagACGACGACTGTGAAAAGGCGTTTGACAGTATTAATgagatactggctaagccaccagtgctaatgcctccccaacgagatcaacctcttggtttatatctcacagtcaccgaaacaACCATGGGGGTTATGCTCGCACAGagtgttggaaaagaagaaagagctatctactaccttagtaagaagttcttagaatacgagtgtaagtacacacctctcgaaaagacatgcctcgctcttgggtgggcaacaaagaagctacaccACTACATGcctagctactctgtcaaggtgtattctaaaatggatcccgtcaaatacctcttcgagaaaccagttctcaacggacgtctggcaaggtggaccttaatgctctcggagttcgatctcaaatacgtacctctgaaagtcataaaagggcgcgccgtcgccgaattcttcgcagataatcctatcaacgatacccaagcaatagacatgtggtcgttCCCAGACGAGGACATCCTACAGACTAGTGCAGACTCTTGGaatctttattttgatggggcatcgaatttaagagggtttggaatatgagtgttgctcatttatcctgaaggcgagcatacaccacgcactttctgtcaaactcgacttcgaggtgacaaataacgcagcaaaATATGAAgtttgcctcattggtctacaagcagcagtgaggttaggcattaagaatcttcgagttcacgaagactcatccttgatcattaaccaagttacatgatcttggaaaattcgaagtgaaaatctagcaccctatcaggctaggatagatcaagtcgcccaattcttcgatcagtcacttatctacacctaccacGTGAAGAGAATAAATTTGCAGAccctcttgcaaaacttgcatctttgattaatatgccagacaacatggttgaaatgcctttatgcatcgaacggtggtcagaaccagcctatgcaCACCTCCTTAtagatgaagaagaaagcccaaagtaaccttggtttcaagccattctaaacttcaaaattaatggtacatacccactagatatggataagaggggataATGCAcaatacgcctactagcctctcaatacctcctcatgcaaggagagttgtaagaaataacacctcttggtgtcgtcttgcgctgccttgatcactcacaggcacaaaaagtgatggaagaagttcacgatggagaatacggttctcacatgagtggacccatgatggcaaagaaaatcacgcgtctaggatattactggacaaTAATGGAGTCAGATTATATTAAATACGTCAGACAatgccataattgccagatcttcgggaatgtacaacacgtccctccctcaatgctttacaccatgacatctccttgaccattttctacttggggaatcgacatcattgggaagatcactccagctggaacaggaggtcactgtttcattttggtagctatcgactattttaccaaatgggtcgaggcagcaTCCTACACTACTCTTACAGCTAAACATGTggccaagttcatacaaaccaatatcatctgtcgatacggttgcccacatgagatcatcagtgacaatggatcacatttccaggccgaaGCTGCACAATTTCTAGCCAAATATAAAATCAAGCACCAGcattcctcgccttatagacctcagactaacggcgcggtggaggtagctaacaaaaatgtcgtcatgattctcaagaaaatgatcgacaattatcgagattggcctagcaagataccttttgcacTAGGGGGTAttgcacatcagttaggacacccactggtgCTACTCCTTTCTTTCTGACTTACggtatggaagctgtacaaccagttgagttAGAAATTTCATCCCTattttgctcgaaagtcaaatcccggaagctgaatggaatagagatcgatatgaggaactcatcttcttggatgaacgaaggttgcacgcattacataatgtgcagacatatcaggcacgtatcaaacgagcctttaacaaatgggttaagcccagaaacatcaaagaaggagatttagtgctCAAATCAGCCAGAGCTCTCCTacttgtcgatccacgaggaaagtttaaacgtaactgggccggacctttcttagtcaagtctATACCCTCGGgaggtgcggttaggattacggACCTAGATAGGAATAAATTTTGTAATCCTGCTAACctagaccaactgaaacgatactacccTTAGCATAGGAGAGGAAAACGCGCCCCGCGttacccacgtgccgctcatgcgacacgaaattaAAACGGCCCCTAGCCAGCTAAAGcttatgtcactatgctcttgtattttgacatctCGACATCCtcatataatcaaataaattgaattgtacttcttttaggagtaagtaaaaagcacatgcttatttttttaaagttcattacaagctcttgcttcgaacaattattcttttacatttactcgaactacgcacagggtttgatttcattttatctaataaatacgtaggcaatccttcacaggatacaacccattactttttaaaaaaaaatgtaaatagaaggacatttgcatttgcatttgaaattcgacaagtaTAATAAAAGTAAACCACaacagtttcttaactaataaatcttttattcattataCGACAAATACATAAAAAACAATAATGCTGAAAATAAAacctaggctaggattctaaaaaccctgccatttattacaactcaaattaataataaataatactataataaatgactaaggctattcttccattttccctttgcctttatcacccttgtcatatttcttatctcgacctaatcaccaatggttattttcgcggtctagccttaccatttcgatccatcaccatctctaTGGCAGAAGCGgttttcggtttcttcgacggatgaacgactcggaaaccgacttcttcttcctcctcagtcaagtaattttggttctcctttgctacttcgcggATCTTATAATCCACCGGCTCATGTTTCCTCAACTTCTCACGTTCTTCGGGAGTACCAGCCTTCCTCTACtgcaaatatgagtcagatacccataaggagccaataggaactggtatgaaccacatgttcctctaaGCCAACCGAATTACCCACTATCAACAAGACTTCGAagtatgtgccaatgcagttTGAGGAATAATATCCAACTTCGGAATTTTCTGCTTAAggccacttgcctcatcaatctctccgaaaagatgcaaaccatgaattccaagcaagggacacgaactgaccgtgtcGGATCCAAAGATGAGAgtccagtgactgacctgagatgccaccatggcacaatccatcggatTAAGGGACCACCTTCGCTCTTTAACttattttcccagtagttgcatacccaagtgaagtccaccatgtatacccatgttctcattgcaattgatcgagcatgatatcctggcacattaaccggggactcgatcaaccgcagctgttccatcagccaaacctgcaaaaaGAAAACGGGAATTAATACCCGTATGTcgacaaaaaaaaaacgataaaaaaaaacaaaacaaaaaaagaagaaagaaaaacgaaaagaaaaaaaaagaaaaaaaacaaataaacggtcgaaagaaaaaaaaagaagagaaaaataggttCTTACCCGCAGGATGACGGGACTTCcaaaataaggaagctcgcggttagCCTTTCTAATATCCAGaccaagaatggtctcccctaagaCTAGACATGCtaggctcttgcgcagctccatttgttccactaggctcagaaaacgaggatcccctctcatctcctttTCAACATGCCGTCGAAGGACATAGCAATgtagtagacaaaacccgaaggccCTGCGCCCCGCAACATATgaaatagtagggtcctccctatttataaatcggtcaataaagtcaaacatacggactccttttgaggtcacaagacggtccacctcagccttggtcaatccaagcaagtccctaaatttacTTTTATATTCTTGAAAGCTAGGGGGTATAGCCGGTacattttctgggtcccatcccCCAACAGCCGCTATTTCTTCCGGgaaaggacaaatttcgcctctaggaaaggcgaatacatgaaATTTCgagtcccaatactcaagacaagcatccaagaaaggcttcaccactttcactaatatgagactcaagatcgatcctaaattaaaagcacccatatcatgtttctcaatGTTTGTAAACTCATTCGTCCATTCCTTCATACGGGTTTCAAAGGCGTCcatattttgaaaattttttggGAGGATATGAGAGTTTTTATgtgatagacggaagaaagaagaaggaattgtgtgaataaagctcacccgaagtctctatttatactattcgctgtTTTCTAAATTCTGTCGAAGACTGATGAACTGGAGAaatgacgcagcatctgctgcgcctcttcgaagagtcgcagctcttacTGCGCCTCATCCCCAGTTCATTTTCTGTGTTTTCAACCATGGATCTTTCCTATTTTCCTCCTAGCTATgctttcctattcctataggatatTAATTTGGTAATTTCGTCAAAATTACCAAGTTTTTGTTTCCTGATTCATTTCGGGTTTGCTTTTCGAGGCGAGGTCGACATTTTCGCTAAGCgagcacacttactcatttttatttcttttcttttttaggggaatcatttaactcctcttttcaatacatttcacacttagacatttcttttaaattttATTTAGGGGGtcgccctccctaccgtccggtcatttcgcTCATTTCTTGGCATTTTTGCGCATTTCTAAGCcatttcgtctttttttttggGACATTTTTGCCattttgctcattttcgggcacttttttttttcttctttagtCATTTTGCAACAGTTTAGGCCACCTATATGCTATGTGTTTTACATGTAAATCCTATGaaaattttggcagcatgacggcacaaaccggcacctaccaaacctgttttttaaggtaacctgcaggaacaacaaacacccatcagcaaaggcactcatgccattatatacataaccaaaagacagtatatacatcaaactgggggctctcgcccgaGACAAGGTCcgaaatgtccaaaatgtacaagatatatacaaaaaaacaacaaagaaaggGGCAGCTAGTCCTGGTCGCCACTTAACTCGGCTACGATCGCctcaagagcagcgatctcgacGTCCCTGACCTCAAGCTCCCTCAGCAGACGAGCCATCTCTTCTCGGGACTACGCTAGTtcgcgctccaggtcacgctccctctgcataCAAAtggagaaatgcctcatttcaataaaGTGAAGTAACATTTCGCTGCAACGaaatttgaaaataaaataaataaaaagggaatgagaggttcatacctgtcgtccccgGCCACcaacgagtgcctcgatggccgtagcccacagccggttggccaccctcaaCAGCGCCACGTACCGGGACGGTGCCACTTGTATTCGAATACAAAGAAGGttaaaaaagagaaaatacatTCGTATGCGATAAAATAATgaagacagccaaagctgggggcttaccctcctcaccagGTGCTGCCAATTATCCAAGCCAACGTCGGTCACctcctcgccaaagtcgcgaagctcggagatcgtcgtcatgctcaccgcgtcagtgtactccaaCACCTCGgggtaagctgggggctcgacgcctgccacctcgatctcctacaaggTTCAAATGGCTCTTTATTTGACGATCGTTCGTCATTTGTCAAATCAATTCCAAAATGAGTAAAAAGTAaaatgcttaccacgatcggccagtacgctagcCTCTGACGAACAAActcggagtactcctcgccaggaagaaggagggcgtcaccactcgcGTCAGCCAAGTCAGGCTCTCTCTCGGCCTCAAAAGGCTCTCTAAAAATAGACTGTGGAGGAACGATGAGAATCGTgaaggtgtcacgagagcactgtcAAGTCAAACCCTCGGCCAGGTACTACACATGTCCCATGGGCGTCCTCGGCAACAGCCGACTCAAGGTCCTGGGATgaaggacctcggccacgaaaACTTGAGCCTcagggtagtcctcccaaggtctaggcacccactaaaataaggaaatgaggggtcattcctatgatcagctCTAAGCAGGaggggggtcattcctatgatcagttCTAAATAAAAGGCAGAAAGG is a genomic window containing:
- the LOC141632073 gene encoding uncharacterized protein LOC141632073; the encoded protein is MVSLKPKLKNLNATCYSGIEVQTVEAEQVLAKLQAQIIDDPHNNSLINMDVTTMENLRGLMKARDSFLRQKAKALWTEEGDINSAYFHGIIKKRCMRNTIIQIENQMGTVCNDSQAIQNAFLEYYIGLLGSRKETEPVQNIVLGYGKACTDEHIVLLNQPVTYEEVKQVIFSIPIDKAPGPDGYTSGFYKDSWELIGHDIVAAVKDFFKDWSICPRKIHYRKCPDLPRYSSPIFKEKCLPRMSIQDRLQKAYDLVEWDFVEQLLIGLRFPIKFVSLIMACIRTTSYTLVLNGNNFGYFQDGLSIIILCAKGSNLPIDVSLMIFDVLKGDAPSILLLMRAFTSFSNASGLQMNATKSEIFFNGMNEELQLDLLYVTGFQKGKMPFRYLGVPIQPGKVSKKDCNSLVEKMVARIRSLGAKKLSYAGRVVLINSVLNTLYNYWAAMNFLWDSSTEYHRVPLVGWDKVTRPKTEGGLGIKKAEVWNLASVGKLVNWIYTKPDRLWIKWVDSIYLKGANWQDYTPPADSTWTWKSICKVKNKIKNGFIDNCWAPHHKGYIVSNGYDWLMGPYPQQTWATMVWSNWNIPKHSFISWVIMQEGLNTKSKLHAYGYCQDALCILCEEQAETSTHLFEYCIFSCKVKQCIEDWTGRAFPTVNEIQSANGNRMQIKDLALILTAFRYAIWYHRNSARHNLCVFETRVGCKALKELVQQRIRSKAKEKDGITDLNIQARLGFM